The nucleotide window CTGATCTGCCTGGCCTGGACCGTGTTGGTCGGCCGATCCCGTACCTTCGGCTCGGGCCGCCGGTGGCCGTTGATCGTGATGCTCGGCGGCGCCGGACTGGTGATCGGCTTGTCGGGCCTGGCGGGTCCGGCAGGCGGCTGGCTGGCCGACTGGTTGCGGGCCTTGCCCTGGTCCGGCTTGGCCGGACTCGAGCCGGATCGCTTCCTGTTGCTGGTCGGCCTGTTCCTGATCCAGCTCAGCACCGGCAACGAGCTGGTCCGGCTGGTGCTCGGCGGCGTCGGCGCGATCAAGCCCGCCGGCCAACCGCAGGCCGCGGATCAGTTGCGCGGCGGCCGGTTGCTGGGTCCGTTGGAACGGATCTTCATCCTCGGCCTCGGGCTGACCGGCCAGGTGACGGCCGCCGGACTGGTGATCGCCGCCAAGGGGCTGATCCGCTTTCCCGAGCTCAGCGCACGCCGGTCGGACGCGACCAGGATCAACGGCATCGGAATCGACGAAGTCACCGAGTATTTCCTGCTCGGCAGCTTCGTGAGCTGGTTGATCAGCCTGGCCGCGCTGGGCATCGCCTACCTCGGCTGACGCCCGATCCTCTCGCACCGCTCGGGACCCTGGTGCGACCCGTGATGCCGCAGAGGCAGCTGTGATCTCCGCCCGGATCGGCCCGAATTCACGCGATTGAGGTTCAATTGGACCTGAGCCGGAACATCACAAGATGCTTACAACGATGAACAAAATCGTGGCGGCATCGCTAGAGTCGCTCCCAGCGAACACCCTCGGGTCGTGTGCTGGACGCTTGCGCCGGTGCCCGGAAGGTGTCGCTGAGGTCTATCGGAAGCAGGGCGGCAAAGGGGCGCGCACCATGGTTTCTGAGGCAGGTACGAGCACACGGCTGAGTCGCCGGGGCCTGTTCCGCGGCGGATTGGGCATCGCCGCCGGCATCGGGCTGGCCGGTGGTCTGTCGGGCTGCGGCAGCGCGCTGTCGGCCGGACTCGCCGGGACGCAGCTGGCGCCGGGCACGATCATGTACTGGAACCTGTTCGGCGGCGGCGACGGCGTCCGAATGGTCGACATGGAGAACGCCTACCAAGCGTCGAAGGGGTCGGCGCCGTTGCAGGCGGCGACGTTCGCCTGGGGCAATCCGTACTACACCAAGGTGACGCTGGCGACCGAGGGCGGTGCCCCGCCGGACGTGGCGATCTCGCACCTGACCCGGGAGAAGAATCTCGCCGAGGCGGGGCTGCTGGAGCCGATCACCGACGACATGCTGGCCTCGGTCGGACTGTCCGCAAGTGACTTCAACCAGAAGGCCTGGGAGAACCAGAAGGTCGGCCGGAACACGTACGCGCTGCCGCTGGACACCCACCCGTTCGTGCTCTACTACAACATCGACGTCTGCAAGAAGGCCGGCCTGATCGGCTCGAACGGCCGACTGGTCCCGATCCACGGCACCGCCGAGTGGGAGTCGGCGCTGACGGCGGCGAAGAAGGCCACCGGCGCGTTCGGCTGCACCGTCTCCACCGTCGGCGACACGGCGACCAGCTGGCGCTGGTTCCAGACCCTCTACAGCCAGCGCGACGGCAACACCCCGTGGCTGGCCGACGGCGGCACCAAGCTCACGTACAACAAGGAACTCACCCTCGACACGCTGGCCTACATCCAGAAGCTGACCAAGACCGGGCTGATGCCGGCGACGACCGACTACGCCGGCGCACAGACGCTGATGTTCACCGGCAAGTCCGCCTTCTATCTCGAAGGTGAGTGGGAGATCACCACCGCCGAGGCGGTCAAGGGGCTGAAGTTCAGCATGGAGCCGATCCCGACGCTGTTCGACAAGCCCGCCTGCCAGGCCGACTCGCACACCTTCGTACTGCCGCGGAAGAACCGCAGCCCCGAGCAACTGAAGACGACGCTGGAGTTCGTCAGGTTCCTGCTCGGGCAGAGCATGACCTGGGCCGAGGGCGGTCACATCCCGGCCTATCTGCCGATCAAGGACAGTCAGGCCTACCGGAATCTGAAACCCCAGTCGTTCTACGCCCCGGCCGCCGACTTCGCGGTGTACGACGCGCCGGCCTGGTACTCCGGCTCGGGCTCGAACTTCGAGAACGTCGTCGGCGCCCAGATCGGCCTGGTTCAGCAGGGGCTGGCGACGCCGAAGGCCGCACTGGCGAGCATCCATCAGCAGTTGTCCGTGTACGCAGACACCCCGAGCCCGCTGTGATCACCGCCGGCATCGTCCGTGCGACCGATCGAATCCCGGATCGAGCTCGTCCGAAGGAGTTGTTGTGAGCGCTCAACTTGAAGCGAGCGTCCTGGGTCTCACGCCGAGGACGGACGTCGGCCGAGGCAGCAGACGTACCCGCGGGATGACCCGGGCGGCCTGGCTGTTCATCGCACCGTTCGGGATCTTCTACATCCTGTTCATGATCTGGCCGGTGATCTACATGATCATCACCAGCTTCTTCAACACCTCGCTGGTGCGTAAGGGGTTCGGCAGCTTCGCCGGCGTCGCCAACTACCACGAAATGCTGACCCGCCCCGACTTCTGGTCGGCGCTGTGGCACACCATCCAGTTCACCATCTACACCACGCCGCCGTTGGTGATCTTGGCGTTCGTCTTCGCCGTGCTGGCGAACCGGGTCCAGCACGGTCAGTGGTTCTTCCGGCTGGCCTTCTTCGTCCCGTTCATCCTGCCGTCGGCCGCGATCGCGCTGATCTGGACCTTCATCTTCACCCCGAGCACCGGGCTGTGGAACTCCTTCCAGGCCCTGCTCGGCGACCAGAATCCGCTGCCGGTGTTGGGAACCCCGAGCATCGCGATGGTGGGCATCGCGATCACCACCCTGTGGTGGACGATCGGGTTCAACTTCGTCTTGTACCTGGCCGGGCTGCAGGACATCCCGCGAGAGTTGTACGAGGCCGCGGCCGTCGACGGAGCGACTCAGTGGCAGCAGATCCGCGCGATCACCATCCCGCTGTTGAGCCGGACCACCACCTTGGTGCTGCTGCTGCAGATCATCGCCAGCATGAAGATCTTCGATCAGGTCTATCTGATGACCGGCGGCGGGCCGGGCATCTCCACCCAGGTACTGCTCGGACTGATCACCGGCACTGCCTTCACCGACAACCGGATCGGCGCCGCGTCGGCCGCCTCGGTGCTGTTGTTCATCGTGATCGTGATCATCACCGTGGCCCGGCAGGTCATCACGATGGTCCAGGAACGAAGGGCGGCTCGCAATGACTGAGCAAACAGCGAGTGGGCAGACCACCGCCGGCCAATCCGCCGACGCCCGGCGCAAATTCTCCAACGGCGTCTCCGCAGCGGCGCCTCCGCAGGCGATCACGGTCGGCAAGCACGGCTCCGGCCGGACGTTCGTGGTGGTCTCCTGGGTGATCTTGATCGTCTTCGCGGTGCTCTGGTTGATTCCGAGCCTGTGGGCGATCAAGACCTCACTGACCTCCAACAGCACGTCGGCGATCGGGGCCGGGCCGATCCTGAAGGACTGGCACCTGACCCTCGGCTCGTACAAGACGTTGCTCAGCAGTGGAGACATCTGGAACTGGTATCTGGCCAGCTTCGTCACCTCGATCCTGACCGTGATCTTCGCGATCGGCTTCTCCTCGATGGCCGCGTACGCGCTGTCCCGGATGAATTTCCGCGGTCGCCGCTGGGTCTTCCTGCTGTTCATCGGCGGCATCCTGGTGCCGTCCCAGGTGCTGATCGTGCCGGTCTTCCAGGAGTTGAATGTGGTCGGCCTGCTGAACACGTACTGGGCAGTCATCCTGCCGCAGATCCCAACGGTGATTGCGTTGTTCGTGTTCAAGCAGTTCTTCGACAACATCCCGCGGGACTACGAGGAGTCGGCCCGGCTGGACGGCGCGGGCTACTGGCGGATCTTCCGCTCGATCGTGCTGCCGCTGTCCCGGCCGGTGATCGCGGCGATGGCCATCGTCACCTTCGTCGGCACCTGGAACAACCTGATCCTGCCGCTGTTCGTGCTGTCCAATCCGAAGCTGATGACGATCCCGGTCGGTCTGGCCACGGTGCAGGGCTCGTTCGGCCAACGGCTGTCCGACATCCAGGCGTCCTCGATCCTGGGCGCGTTGCCGTTGGTGATCTTGTTCCTGATCTTCCAGCGGCAGATCGTGGAGGGCTTCGCCGGCTCCGGCCTGAAGGGCTGACTCGGCCCGAGCCGCACGCGACAGTGTGCTGCCCCGGATTTCCCTGTGTACGCAGGGATCCGGGGCGGTTCGCTGCCGCCCGGTGATCGCCTCAGCGCGGCGGCAAGATTCCTCCAACACACCCCAAAAGATGCTGCGTCAGCTTCGATCGGCATTTATTCTGAGTCGCGACAATAGGCACACAACGAAGGGGTTGTGATCATGAGCATGCCCGTACGCCTGGATCGGCGCCGTTTTCTCGGTGCGATCGGTGTCGGAGCCGCGGCAGTGGCCGGCTCTTCGGCCCTGTCCGCCTGCGGCGGCGGAAGTTCGGGACTTTCCGGGGACTCCGGCGGCAGCGGCGGCGGAGGCGACAAGCCGAACTTGAGTGTCTGGTATCACCAGTACGGCGAGGCAGGCACCCAGCAGGCGGTGGAGCGCTACGCCAAGGAGTATCCGGACGCCACCGTCAAGGTGCAGTGGACGCCCGGCGACTACACCTCCAAGGTGAACAGCGGCCTGCTGTCCAGCAGCGGCCCGGATTCCTTCGAGGGAACGCCGAATCTGCAGATGGTCAAGGCCAAGCAGATCGTCCCGCTGGACGACATCCTGGACGAGATCAAGAGCGACTACACCGATGCCGACATCAAGTCGGTCAGCGTCGACGGCAAGATGTACGGCGCCCGGATCGTCGACGACTGCACGTTGATCTACTATCGCAAATCCATGCTGGACAAGGCAGGCGTCAAACCGCCCACCACGATGGACGAGTTGGTCGCCGCGGCCAAGGAGCTGACCACCAAGGACGTCAAGGGTCTGTTCATCGGCAACGACGCGGGCGTCACGCCGGCCTACGGCGGCGGTTCGATGCTGGGACCGGTGTTGTGGAGCGTCGGCAAGAACTATCTCACCGATGACAACAAGGTCGACTTCACCGGAACCGATGTGGAGAACGCGTTCGGCAAGTTGCGTCAGCTGGTGGTGGACAAGTCGATCTTGCTCGGCGCACCCACCGACTACTGGGATTCCGGCTCCTTCACCCAGGGTCTGTGCGCGATGCAGTACACCGGCCTGTGGGCGATGCCCATTGTGCAGAAGGCGATCGGCGACGACTTCGGCGTGGTGGCGTTCCCGCCGTACAGCACCTCGGTCGGCAAACCGTCCACCGCACAGGGCGGCTGGTCGGCGATGGTCAGCGCGAAGTCGAAGAACGTCGACGCGGCGAAGAAGTACGTGAAATGGCTGTGGGTGAACAACACCAAGGACCAGGAGGACTTCAACCTGTCCTACGGTTTCCACGTCCCGCCGCGGAAGAGCCTGGCGGCCAAGGCCACCAAGCTGCAGTCGGGTCCGGCGGCCGAGGCGGTCAAGATCTACAACCAGTACGCGATCTCCGGCGGCACCACCTGGACCACCGAGATGAACACCTCGTTCGGGGACGCGGCCACCGCGATC belongs to Microlunatus elymi and includes:
- a CDS encoding extracellular solute-binding protein: MVSEAGTSTRLSRRGLFRGGLGIAAGIGLAGGLSGCGSALSAGLAGTQLAPGTIMYWNLFGGGDGVRMVDMENAYQASKGSAPLQAATFAWGNPYYTKVTLATEGGAPPDVAISHLTREKNLAEAGLLEPITDDMLASVGLSASDFNQKAWENQKVGRNTYALPLDTHPFVLYYNIDVCKKAGLIGSNGRLVPIHGTAEWESALTAAKKATGAFGCTVSTVGDTATSWRWFQTLYSQRDGNTPWLADGGTKLTYNKELTLDTLAYIQKLTKTGLMPATTDYAGAQTLMFTGKSAFYLEGEWEITTAEAVKGLKFSMEPIPTLFDKPACQADSHTFVLPRKNRSPEQLKTTLEFVRFLLGQSMTWAEGGHIPAYLPIKDSQAYRNLKPQSFYAPAADFAVYDAPAWYSGSGSNFENVVGAQIGLVQQGLATPKAALASIHQQLSVYADTPSPL
- a CDS encoding carbohydrate ABC transporter permease, with the protein product MSAQLEASVLGLTPRTDVGRGSRRTRGMTRAAWLFIAPFGIFYILFMIWPVIYMIITSFFNTSLVRKGFGSFAGVANYHEMLTRPDFWSALWHTIQFTIYTTPPLVILAFVFAVLANRVQHGQWFFRLAFFVPFILPSAAIALIWTFIFTPSTGLWNSFQALLGDQNPLPVLGTPSIAMVGIAITTLWWTIGFNFVLYLAGLQDIPRELYEAAAVDGATQWQQIRAITIPLLSRTTTLVLLLQIIASMKIFDQVYLMTGGGPGISTQVLLGLITGTAFTDNRIGAASAASVLLFIVIVIITVARQVITMVQERRAARND
- a CDS encoding carbohydrate ABC transporter permease, coding for MTEQTASGQTTAGQSADARRKFSNGVSAAAPPQAITVGKHGSGRTFVVVSWVILIVFAVLWLIPSLWAIKTSLTSNSTSAIGAGPILKDWHLTLGSYKTLLSSGDIWNWYLASFVTSILTVIFAIGFSSMAAYALSRMNFRGRRWVFLLFIGGILVPSQVLIVPVFQELNVVGLLNTYWAVILPQIPTVIALFVFKQFFDNIPRDYEESARLDGAGYWRIFRSIVLPLSRPVIAAMAIVTFVGTWNNLILPLFVLSNPKLMTIPVGLATVQGSFGQRLSDIQASSILGALPLVILFLIFQRQIVEGFAGSGLKG
- a CDS encoding ABC transporter substrate-binding protein; amino-acid sequence: MSMPVRLDRRRFLGAIGVGAAAVAGSSALSACGGGSSGLSGDSGGSGGGGDKPNLSVWYHQYGEAGTQQAVERYAKEYPDATVKVQWTPGDYTSKVNSGLLSSSGPDSFEGTPNLQMVKAKQIVPLDDILDEIKSDYTDADIKSVSVDGKMYGARIVDDCTLIYYRKSMLDKAGVKPPTTMDELVAAAKELTTKDVKGLFIGNDAGVTPAYGGGSMLGPVLWSVGKNYLTDDNKVDFTGTDVENAFGKLRQLVVDKSILLGAPTDYWDSGSFTQGLCAMQYTGLWAMPIVQKAIGDDFGVVAFPPYSTSVGKPSTAQGGWSAMVSAKSKNVDAAKKYVKWLWVNNTKDQEDFNLSYGFHVPPRKSLAAKATKLQSGPAAEAVKIYNQYAISGGTTWTTEMNTSFGDAATAIVRKGKEAGPELAKAETTINGILDKLLG